TGATTTGCGGGAAAAAGCACCATTCAAAAGAAAGCATATTGATGGTGCCAGAAATTTGCCATCAACTATGTTGAAATATCAATATAGTGAACTACGTGCAGATTTGCCAGTTTATCTTTATTCTGACTCATTGACAGTAACACTTCGTGCTGCCAGATTTTTGCAAAAGAAAAAATTTACTTCAATTAAATGGCTTAAAAATGGCTTTGATGAGTGGGATGGTCGGACTAAGGCATCTAAATACTAATTGGTGGAACATGTTTGGCAGATTTGCTCAAACGTGTTTTTTATTTTATATTATTAAAAAGGATTTTAAAATATGCAAAAAGTATTGGCAATTGTTGGTCCAACAGCGATTGGAAAGACTAGTTTAGCGATTACCTTGGCTAAGCAATTGTCAGGAGAAATTGTGTCAGGTGACTCGATGCAAGTTTATCGAGAAGTAGCAATTGGAACAGCTAAAGCTACACCGCAGGAGCAAAAGCAAGTTAAACATTATTTGGTTGATACACGTTCTATATTTGAACCATATTCTGTCAAAGACTTTGTTGATCAGGCTGAAGCCGCAATTCAGCAAATTGGTCAACAGGAGAAATTGCCGATGCTAGTTGGTGGAACTGGTTTTTACGTGAATGCATTGTTAAATCAATTGCAATTAGGAGAAAAATCTGGTCATAATTCAGCAATTGACAATAAATGGCAAGCCTATCTATTAGCTAATGGCGAGCAAAAGTTATGGCAAGAATTAAATATGCGTGACAGCGAAGCTGCTAGTAAAATTGCACCGCAAAATTCACGGCGAGTTTTGCGTGCGTTAACAGTGATTGAACGGACAGGACAACAGTTTTCCAAGCAACAGACCGAAATAAAACCACGCTATGATTATTTAATTATCGGCTTAAATTCTGAACGGTCAGAAATTTATCGTCGAATCGATTTGCGAGTGGACCAAATGATGGATCAAGGAATGCTCAAGGAAGCAGAATTTGTTTATCAGAATCGTCAACGCGAATATCAGATCTTGCAAGCAATCGGTTATAAGGAATTCTTTCCATATTTTGAGGGTGAAAAAAGTTTGGCAGATTGTGTTACTCAGCTAAAAATGGCTTCGCGTCATTATGCCAAACGGCAATTAACGTATTTTCGCCATCAGTTGCCACTTACGTTTTTTGATCCATTAAATGATCCCGATTGTATTAAAAAGATTCTAGAGAAAGTTGAGGAATGGTTAAATGAATAATTGGCCAACAGAATTACAACAGTTAGTTAAGGAAGTAGATCAGCAAATTGCGCCGCAATTAGCTAAAATTGACGATAATATTTTATATAATCAAAATAAAGTTTTGCAGGCATTTAAAGATCATGCAGTAGCAGAGGCTGATTTAATTGGTTCGACCGGTTATGGTTCCGATGATGCTGGCCGTGATAAATTAGATCAAATTTATGCCCAAATTTTTCAGACTGAGGATGCGTTAGTACGTTCTCAATTTGTGTCTGGGACTCATACTTTGGCTACAGCGATGGCAGGAAATTTATTACCTGGTGATGAATTGACGTATTTAACTGGAATGCCATATGACACGGTTCAACAAGTGATCGGACTAGCTGGTGATGGTCGCGGAAGTTTGATGTCCTATGGGGTTAAGTTCTCCCATGTTGATTTAAAAAATGGCGAAGTTGATTATCAGGCTGCTCGTCAGCTGCTTAGCTCGCACCAGCCTAAGATGATAGTTATCCAACGCTCTCGCGGCTATGATACACGGCAGAGTTTTACTGTCGGCAAAATTAGACCAATGATTGAAATGATTCGCGAAGTCAGTCCCAAGAGTATTATTTTTATTGATAATTGTTATGGCGAGTTTTCTGAGCAACATGAACCAACAGAATATGGCGCTGATCTAATGGCGGGTTCACTAATCAAGAATGCTGGCGGTGGTTTGGCTAAAGTTGGTGGTTACGTTGTTGGTAAACATGAATTAATTGAAAATACAGCTGCGAGATTGACCGCTGGTGGCATTGGTCGCGAAGAAGGCGCTAGTCTTAATAATAATCTGGATTATTTTGAGGGATTGTTTATTGCACCTAACATTACTGGTAATGCAATTAAAGGTGCGATTTATACGGCTGCAATTTTGGCAAGAATGGGCGAAGAAGTAACACCCAAATGGGATGAAGACCGCACAGATCTGATTCAAGCTGTAATTTTTCATGATAAGGACAAGATGATTCGATTTGCTAAAGTCTTGCAGGCTAATTCGCCAGTTAATTCGTTTGTTGATCCAATTCCAAGCAACGATACTGGCTATGAAGATCAGGTTATCATGGCTGACGGCTCCTTTATTGAGGGTGCCAGCATCGAATTTTCTGGTGATGGTCCAATTAGGCCACCTTATGCCATTTATATGCAAGGTGGTCTAACTTATGCTCATGTTAAAATTGCGATTACTAATGCAGTTAATGAGTTATTCTTTCAAAATAATTAAAGTTAAAACTTGGTTAAATATACTAGACCACTTTGACTTTTGCCAAGGGGTTTGTTAAGGTGTTAATCAGGTTTAGCAGAGAGCTAGGAAAGGCTCTGTGACCAGACCAATTATTATGCAGTTTGATTTTATTAGGTGGCAAAACATGACGAAAACAATTACAGCAGATGATATTAGAAAAAGTGTTGCTGATCATGATGTACGTTTTTTGCGGTTAGCTTTTACTGATATAAACGGTAAGCTTAAGGCTGTCGAAGTACCAAATAGCCAGTTGGAGAAAGTATTGTCCAATGATATTCGATTCGATGGGTCTTCGATTGATGGCTTTGTGCGTTTAGAAGAAAGTGACATGGTATTATATCCTGACTTCTCAACTTGGGCAGTTTTACCTTGGTCAGATTCTCAAGGAGGCAAAATTGGTAGTTTAACCTGTTCAGTTCATACAACTGATGGTGAGCCATTTGCAGGGGATCCTAGAAATAATCTGAAACGGGTACTTGCAGAGATGAAAGACATGGGCTTTTCTGATTTTGATATCGGTTTTGAAGCAGAATTTCATTTACTTAAACTTGATAGTAATAATGATTGGACTACTCAAGTGCCAGATCATGATTCGTATTTTGATATGAATTCAGACGATGAGAGTGCTAGATGTCGACGTGATATTGTTGAAACATTGGAAAGTATTGGTTTCGAGGTTGAAGCAGCCCACCATGAAGTTGGCGACGGTCAGCAAGAGATTGATTTTCGGTTTGATGATGCGTTGACTACAGCGGATCGAGTACAAACTTTTAAAATGGTGGTGCGGGAAGTTGCTAGAAAGCACAACTTGTTTGCTACCTTTATGGCTAAGCCATTGCAAAATCAACCGGGTAATGGGATGCATACGAATATGTCGTTATTCAAAAATGGAAAGAATGCTTTTTATAGTAAGGATAATGAATATCACCTTTCTGATACTGCGCTCTACTTTTTAAATGGTATTTTGTCTCATGCACGGGCAATTACTGCAGTAGCTAATCCAACAGTCAATTCATATAAACGGTTAATTCCTGGCTATGAAGCACCTGTGTACATTTCATGGGCTGCTAAGAACCGCTCACCGCTAGTCCGGATTCCTTCGGCAGAAGAAGTAAATACACGTTTAGAGATGCGGTCTGCTGACCCAACAGCTAATCCATATTTACTGCTTGCTGCTTGCTTAACTGCTGGTTTAGATGGAATAAAACAGCAACAACAGCCAATGGCTCCTATCACTTCCAATGTCTTCAATATGAGTGAAGAAGAGCGTGAAGCTAAAGGAATTAAGCCATTGCCATCAACGTTACATAATGCAATTACTGCATTTAAAGCTGATAAATTAATTCAAAGTGCCCTTGGCAGTCGTCTTTCGAAGAGTTTTATTAGTTCTAAAGAATTGGAATGGGCACAGTACACACAAACTGTTTCTGATTGGGAACGTCAACGTTATATGGAATACTAGATAGTAATGAAACTTCTTAACAACATTATCCACGAGTTCATAATTTTATGAGTTCGTGGATTTTTTGTATATATTATTTTCTATGAGTTGCTTAAGAAAGCGCTATATTGAGAAAATATCTAGCAAGTGCCTGCTTTTTTTTATGAACCACTTCAAAATTTATTTTTTCTAAATTTAAGTAGCTTAAAATCAATAAGCGCTTTATTCATTATTACTCCGGTATTTATAAGTTAGCTACTTAAGTAACAACTAGACTATTTAAATTTATACCAATTTTAAATAAGTGGATTTTTTTAAAAAAATCTGGTGTTTATTTAATTATCATGTTCCTATTTTGTGATGTTATGAATAAAATTACGGCAAAGTTTTTAGTTGATTAGTTATTAAAACTAAAATATAGAAAATTTATTTCACAATTTATTAGCATAGTTGAAAAACAATATTGTCAAAAATCGGTAAGTTAAAGTCTTGATATTTTAATAAGTATAGTTGAAAGGCCGCCTTTGATTGACATTTATTCATTAAAAAAAGACATATATATGAAAACGCAATCAAAAAAATGGTTATTTTTATTTGTGATTTTAAAATAACTTTCTGATGCTTAAACTTAATAAATTTACTTTTTTCAAATAAAATTTGTTATTTTAATATATCTATGCTAGAATAGCATTAATCTAAATTCCTTTAAATGCAACAATGTAGCCGATTAAAAAAGCAGTTTTTTGTCTAATTATTTAAATTAGCAAATATTGATGTTATTATATCTTTTAAAGCATAATTGATAATATGGATTAACGGATTTTGCTAAAATTTATAAATGTTATTTTTATTGGGTATAAATAACAAAAAATATGTTGTGTTAGGTGAAACTTATACCAATTTTTTTGCCTAATTTTATTGACATATTTGAATAATTTGATTACGATAGTTATGTAATTCATATAGTTATGCGATATAGCTAAGAAAGAGAGGAATTATGTTAGGAAAAAATAATTTTGATGAAAGGTTACGGCAAATAGAGAATCAATCTAAAAAAGATCGTTTCTCTATTCGTAAGTTAACCGTAGGTGCTGCTTCAGTATTGATCGGCTTGAGCTTTGTTGGTGCAAATGCACAAACAGCTAAAGCTGATACTGTTGCTCCTGATGCTCAATCAACTGAAGAAGTTTCAGCTTCAACTGAAACAACTCCAGCAGAAAATGAAGCAAACGAAAAAGCAGCTTCTAGTGCCACCAACACTGAAGCTGCTTCAAGCAAAGCTAAGGATAATTCAAAAACCGACTTGTCTTCATACAAAGGTTTGAAATCATTCTTAAAGGATGCTAATAGTAATAATGAGACAGAAAAAGACGAATCAACTGATTCAGCTGCTTCTGCAAATACTACTGTTACCAATGATAATACTTCTAAGCCTGAAGCACAAGCAGATGACCTTAGTAGCGCTACAGTTGCGGATGCTCAAAACTTCGTTCTTGCTTTAGGTAAGGGTGAAATTAAGACAGTTAATTTGGAATCTGATATTGATGTACCAAATGGTATTACCGATACTTGGATTAACAAGTTAGGTGAAATTGGTGTTCGTGGTGACAAGGTTATTAATGGTAATGGCCACACCTTGAAGCTAAACAACAACCAATTGAGTGGTAACATTATCAAGAGTGGTAGTGTACCAAGCATTACTTTCAATGACATTACTATTGAAGGTACCGGTAGTTACTTAACTAATATTCCAATTGTTAACAATTATCCATGGACCACTTTAGGTGATTTCAGTAACATTAACTTGCACAATGCACACACTAAGAATATTACTTTTGGTGGTGGCTTTGATGCTCCATTAATCGCTGCTAACATCAATATTTCTGGTGACACTACTATTGATTACCTTGGCAACGACAAAGGTAGCAGAGGTGCAACCTTGTTTGATGGTAATGTTAATGTAGCCAATGGCTCTAAAGTTACCATTAACGCTAAGAATCTTGTTCAAGTATTTAATGGTGAAGCCTTAAATTCAATTGAAAGTTTAATTCCAAACTTAAGCAATGTTCTTAGCCAGCTTAAGGATAATGGTTTAATTGATGGTATCACTAATACAATTGGTGATTTGAGACTTGGTTCAAGATTTGTTATTGGTGACAAGGCTAATGTTAATGTTAACATTGATTCAACTGTAACTCGTTTAGCTGATTCAGCAATTTTGAACATTGACGTTAACGATGGTGCAAGATTTAAGATGGTCGACAATGCACCCGCTGTTGATGCTAGCTTACTTGATGCAACTGCTAACTGGGTATACTTGACTGCTAACAATCCTGCTTCAGTTAAGATTGTAACTACCAATCCTAACTTAAGACGTCCAGCAATCAACTACTTAGGTACTTGCATCAATGGTAAGAATATTGGTATGGCTGATGTTGGTCAATCGAAGAACTGGGTCTTTGATGCTAAGAATGCTAACCTAATTTCAGCAACTTATATCCCATTCTTATCAGATGCAATTGATAGTATTGTTACTACTGTGTTCCCACAACTTAACATTGATGGTATGAACACCACACTGGATAATGATTACAAGACTCCAGTTGATAAGATTGCTACTAATGGTAATGCAAGCAAGACATTTGTTAACATGGGAACTGAAAAAGACTTGATGAAGTACTTCTCATTCTTGAACGGTCCACTTGTTGATGCAACCATGATTCCTGGTGGAATTGGTGACTTAATTGGTGATCCAATTAACAACTTACTTGGCATTAATGCAGTTCCTGGTTTGCAATTTGGTACTGACTTAGATGATGTCTTGGTTAAGACTGGTGCTGGTCGTTTCGACGTTTCAGCTAAGCCTCAAGATGCCGTTAGTGCTGATTCACTTGGTTCAGCAGAAGACATTCTTTCAGCTTACGATAGTTCAACTAAGACCACTCGTTCAGTTGCTAACTTGAAGAAGACCAAGACTATTACCGATGCATCATGGATGATCGATAAAGCCATGACTAAAGATGGTTCTTTGATTGACGGTGGTGTTATCGCAAGTAACACTGGTAAACTTAATAAAGCTGCTGGTAATGCTACAGCTGACGAATTAGGTAACGCAGTTATTCAAGTAACTTATACTGATGGTACTGTTGACTATGTTCCAGTATTGGTTAAGGTAGTTGCAGATCCAGTTAAACCAGATAAGCCAACTGATGAAACTAAACCTGCCGACAAGCCTACAGACAACACCAACAATGGTGGTTCAGTAGCACCTGCTCCAGCACCAGCACCAGCACCAGCTCCTTCAACTCCAGCAACTGACAATAACAGCGATGCTGATAAGGATAAAGATAGTCAAAAGGCAACTGAAAAGACCTTAGGTCACGATGCTTATGTTTATGATGAAACTGGTACTCGTACTACTAAGAAGTACAAGGCTGGTGCAACTCTTGATACTTATGGCACCAAGAACATTGATGGACGTAAATATTATGACCTTGGAGACAACAAATACATTGTTGCTTCAAACATTGATGGTAAGAAGAGAAAGCTTAAGAAGAACGCTTACGTTTACAAGAAGAACGGCAAACGGGCTAATAAGAAGACTCTGAAGAAGAACAAGTATGTTACTACATATGGTGGTCCTTCTACTATTAAGGGTAAGAAGTACTACACTATCGGTGGTAACAAGTACGTTAAAAAGGCAAACTTTCGTAAATAACTAATACTTATAACTCTTTCTATATTATTAAAATAGCACACACACACGAAAAGAACGTTTGAAAATTTCAAACGTTCTTTTTATATGCACTTGTAAAACTGTAATCCATTTGTTATGATTCTGTTTACTTTACGTTATTTTTTATTTAAACGGTTTAATTTTTTATGGAAGGGATATAGCCATGATTAGAAAAAATAAAAGCCGAAAACAACCGCTTTCAGTCACAAAAAAGAAACAAAGCTTTGCCATTCGGAAGTTGGCAATTGGCGCGGCTTCTGTGTGTTTGGGAAGTTATTTTATTACTACACAAATTACCGCAACGCAAGTTAAAGCAGATACTGTGTCTGAGACGCAGCAAGTTACTGATTCTAAGTCTAAGCAGCCTAATTTAGCAACTTTTCAAGGTTTAAGTGAGTTTGTCAAAGCAGATACTGATAACAATTCTAAGTCAACTACTAGAGCTAACGAGCATCAAGAGCATCCAGAGATTATGCAGGAACTACAGCCGGTGGAATCAAGTCAAGACATCAATTCATCACCTAATGCTCAAAGTTCAAAGACTGTCGTTACTTCTAATACTGTATCAAATAAGCCAGCATTACTAACACAAGTTCAAAGTGCATTTACTGATGTAGAAGAAGTAGTAACTGCTCCAGATTATGCAGATAGGATTGATCTTAAGACTCAAGAGAAAGTTGCGGATTGGTATAACTTTGCTGCAGACAATCTGCGTGGCGTGCTTAATGATCCTGATCAATACACTGAAACAGATATTCAAAAGCTATTAGAGCAAGATGGCGATATTCGAGAGTATGCTAAATGGCTTAAAGCAGAATATAATGCTCCTTCGCAGCTAGCTGTAGATAATTGGTCAGATTTTTTATTAGGTATTGCAGCTCCTAGAGTGAAGACTATCGATTTATTGTGTGATCTTTATTCGCCAACAGAATTAGCTTCAGATACAGAAGTCAGAATTACCTTTTTAAATGATAAGGTAGTTAATGGTCATGGGCATAGCTTGATAATGCAGCAATGTTATTACTTTAGCAACGATTACCTAGTACCAAATGTGACAGTAACTTTTGAGCAAATGAGAGTTGTTAACGCGATTAATGACTTGGCAGCCAGGGAATATGCAATATTTAACTTTGATGCTGATGGTTATAATAGTGAAAGCGGTAAAGCCATCTACCCAACTCTTAAGCTAGATCAGGTAACTTTACAAGGTGACTTTAACGTTAATTCAGTTGGCATGCTTGCATTAAATAGTGTTAAGATTGATCATTCGTTGAATCGTCTTAAAGGACAGAGACAACTAATAATTACGGGTGACAATTATTTCGATTATTTCTTTGATTATAATAAACAGGATATTTGGTCATTAGAGAATAATCCATTAATCTCTGGTGGTGAAGAAGGTGTGAGCATTGCTAAACAGTTCTATTGTATGCTTTTGGCAGAAGATGCACGGCTTACTGCGACTTTTAATGCCATTAATATGCCTGAAGATTTGGATTATCGGCAAGGATTTGATTTTATTGGTGGCGGATTTATTGTCGGTAAAAATGCGCAACTGACACTTTCCGGTGATTACATTGCCAAACTACTACCTAGATACGATCAGGGAGTGTTTGTAGTCGGAGACAGTGCCAAGGTTGATATCCAGGCTGGTGAGCATTGTGGGAATGTCTTAGCGACTTCACCAATTGAAGCCCGGCAAGATTCAACTTTTGTAGCGGAACTTAATTCGATTCATTGTGATGAATATCCTGACAGTGCAACTCTATGGTCATTACACCCTATGAATCCCAAGCTTTTCAAGATTACTAGCAAGTCAACAATTACTTTTGCCTCATCTGATGGTTTGTATATTCATGGCGAAAAGATTGCATTGTCCGGTGATCATCAGCACAATTGGCTGATTAGTAAGCCGCGTGCAGCCACTAACCCTGATGGAACATTAGTTGATGAAGCAATGGATGATCGAATTAATGCAACAACTAGCTTGGCTTTTAATCAAACTGATTTTTCTGAGCTGAGTGCTAGTCAACAAGCTGATTATCTTAACGGTTTTGGTAATCCAATGGTACTTAACCAAGATCCGCTAGCAGAAATCAAACAGTTTTTACCAGCAAGTGATATTGCGACCCAGGGTAAAGCTTATACAAAAGATGGTCAGGTCGATCTTAATGGTGGTTATTTGCCATTTGGCAATGCAGGGTCATTATCATGGGGTGAAACTGATGCTAACGGTAATCACTTGCCAGGGTTCAGTGAATGGCAAAATCCTGATCATAAAATTTATAACTTGCGACTAGGAATGGATTATCAACAGATTCTAGAGCAGACTGATGCAGGTAATTACGATGTGCAGGCTGCTGCAGAAGTAGCGGCGGATGCCAAAAATATTAATTTAAGTCAGGTTATTTGGCAAATTAAAGATAAAAAATCTGCTAAAAATGTTTCCTTAACAGAGCTTATGAATACTAAAGATAGCTTTAGTCCAGATCAAAACGTGGTAGTCAACATCAACTTTCTACCTGGGAAGTCAATGAATGCAGCTGGAGAAGTTGAAGATCATGGTCTAGTTGGTGAAAATGGACAATTACTTAAATCCGCTCAAATGAATCCAACTGACTTAGGAAATGCAGTGATTAAGGTAGTCTATGGAGATGGCAGCTTTGATTTAGTGCCAATTCTAATTAAACAAGCTGCAAGTAATCAGCCTAGCGATACCAATCAGTCTGGTGCTAACATTACCGACAGTGTAGATAATGGTAACGTTCCTAATCAGGTAGGTGAAGCAAGTACTCCAGTTGCGGGTAATGACCATGAGACAAGTACTCCAGCTGAGACAGGTAATGTTGATAATGGTAAACCAGGAAATATTGATCAGGTTAATCCAGATCAAGGAAATATACCGACTGGCTCAGAAAATAATCAAATTTCAATAGTTGATGAAAATCATACTACTGAAATTGAGAATCAGCCTCAAGATAACCTTAATCTTGATCAAAATCCAAGTGCTAGTGCTGGAGAAGTTGAAGCAAGTACTCGCAAGCAACTGCATCACAATGCCTATTTGTATAACAAGCAAGGAAAGCGTATTACTAATTTAGTACTTAAATCAGGTTCTTGGGTGACGGTTTATGGAGTAGCCGTTATTAATCAGCGCAAATTTTACCGACTAGAACAAGATTTATATTTGGCAGCTGGTAATATTGATGCCCAAGTACGCAAGTTAAATCATAACGCTTATGTCTATGATCAAATTGGCGCTAGAGTTACATCAGAATGTAAGCTTAAAGGTTCTGAACTTGAGACGTATGGAGATCCAGTCAAGATTAAAGGACAGGATTATTTAATTATTGGTGATAATCGTTTGGTTAAAAGCAGCAATATTGCTAATGCACCAATTGCGCCAGAACGAGCAAAAGTTACTGGTTTAGTGCTTAATGGAGAACTAAAGCATAACGCTTATGTTTATGATGCACAGGGCAAGAGAACTAATCAGGTGATTTTGGCGATTGGTTCACAAATGTATGCGGCAATTGAAGAGACAATTAATGGTCGTAAATACTATGATTTTGGCAATAATCAACGATTATTAGCAGCTAATATTGATGGTAAACCAAGAAGTTTGACTCATAATGCCTATATCTATAATAGATATGGTCAGCGAATCGGTAAAAAGGTTCTTAAAAAGCAACAAAGGATTCAAACCTATGGTTCCCCAATCAAGATTAAGCAGCAAAGTTATTATGTAATTGGCGATAATCAATATCTTAGATGTAGCAATTTTAAATAAATAATAAAAAAGATCAAACATTTTAATTTGAAGTGTTTGGTCTTTTCATTTGCAAATATTTGCTTTGTTGAAAAAATTGGCAATTACGGAAAATAACTTGATCTCAGTAAAATAGCAAATGCTCTATTTGAACTGTTTCCCCCACAGCCAAGGGTCTTCATGCCAAGTTTTTAGAGTGTCATATTCAGCTGCAGTAATTTGCTTTTGATCTTTTTCTTCTTGCAATAATTCTGGATAAGATAGTAATGGATTAAAACTAACGTTAGCTTTTGCGAAGTTTTCACGTGCATCAGGTAAATAATAGGTGAAGATTGATGACACACCAATAACTTGGCCACCTTCTTTTTGGGTGGCCTTGACGGCATCTAAAACGGAACCACCAGTAGTAATTAAATCATCAATTAATACGATTTGGTCAGTTGGGCTAAAACGCCCTTCAATTTGTCGACCTTTGCCGTGGTCTTTAGGTTTTGGGCGAACATAAATCATCGGTAAACCAAGCTTAGCGGCTACTAAAGCTGCATGCGGTATGCCGGCTGTAGCTACGCCGCCAATGATACTCACATCAGGATAGTTAGTTTTAATTAGATCTGCTAAATCGCTAGCAATCCAAGCACGCAAGTCCGGATATGAGATGGTCAAGCGTAAATCGGTATAAATTGGTGACAGCATACCACTAGCATAAGTAAATGGCTTGGCAGGTGAAATAGTAATGATCTTTTCTTGAATTAATCTTTTTATAATTTGTGTCTGGTGCATCTTAATTGAACTCCTGTTTAATAGTTTGGTAAACATCTTGCGGATTAGCTGCTTGAGTGATAGGGCGCCCCACGACAATCGCACTCGCCCCAAGTTTACACGCTTTTTGCGGGGTAGTAACTCGCTTTTGATCATCCTGCGGATTTGACTTTAACCTAATACCAGGTGTAACACATAAAAATTCGCTACCAAGTTGCTGTCTGATAGCTGCTGTTTCTAGTGGTGAACAGATAACGCCGTCAGCACCAGCTTTTTTAGCCATTTTAGCTAGACTAATTACCTGTTCTTGCATGGGCAGCACGCAGTTTTGCTCGTTTTTCAAAATTGCTGGCGAAATCGACGTTAATTCAGTAACTGCTAAGAGTTTAGGAAGAGGTTTTCCGGCAGGACTGCCAGCTGCTAGACCGGAGCGGGCTGCCGCAATCATTTCACTGCCGCCTAATGCATGGACAGTTGTGCAGTAGATGCCTAGTTGTGCTAGTTGTTTGGCAGCATGATAGACGGTATTAGGAATATCATGTAATTT
This DNA window, taken from Lactobacillus sp. ESL0684, encodes the following:
- a CDS encoding SLAP domain-containing protein; its protein translation is MIRKNKSRKQPLSVTKKKQSFAIRKLAIGAASVCLGSYFITTQITATQVKADTVSETQQVTDSKSKQPNLATFQGLSEFVKADTDNNSKSTTRANEHQEHPEIMQELQPVESSQDINSSPNAQSSKTVVTSNTVSNKPALLTQVQSAFTDVEEVVTAPDYADRIDLKTQEKVADWYNFAADNLRGVLNDPDQYTETDIQKLLEQDGDIREYAKWLKAEYNAPSQLAVDNWSDFLLGIAAPRVKTIDLLCDLYSPTELASDTEVRITFLNDKVVNGHGHSLIMQQCYYFSNDYLVPNVTVTFEQMRVVNAINDLAAREYAIFNFDADGYNSESGKAIYPTLKLDQVTLQGDFNVNSVGMLALNSVKIDHSLNRLKGQRQLIITGDNYFDYFFDYNKQDIWSLENNPLISGGEEGVSIAKQFYCMLLAEDARLTATFNAINMPEDLDYRQGFDFIGGGFIVGKNAQLTLSGDYIAKLLPRYDQGVFVVGDSAKVDIQAGEHCGNVLATSPIEARQDSTFVAELNSIHCDEYPDSATLWSLHPMNPKLFKITSKSTITFASSDGLYIHGEKIALSGDHQHNWLISKPRAATNPDGTLVDEAMDDRINATTSLAFNQTDFSELSASQQADYLNGFGNPMVLNQDPLAEIKQFLPASDIATQGKAYTKDGQVDLNGGYLPFGNAGSLSWGETDANGNHLPGFSEWQNPDHKIYNLRLGMDYQQILEQTDAGNYDVQAAAEVAADAKNINLSQVIWQIKDKKSAKNVSLTELMNTKDSFSPDQNVVVNINFLPGKSMNAAGEVEDHGLVGENGQLLKSAQMNPTDLGNAVIKVVYGDGSFDLVPILIKQAASNQPSDTNQSGANITDSVDNGNVPNQVGEASTPVAGNDHETSTPAETGNVDNGKPGNIDQVNPDQGNIPTGSENNQISIVDENHTTEIENQPQDNLNLDQNPSASAGEVEASTRKQLHHNAYLYNKQGKRITNLVLKSGSWVTVYGVAVINQRKFYRLEQDLYLAAGNIDAQVRKLNHNAYVYDQIGARVTSECKLKGSELETYGDPVKIKGQDYLIIGDNRLVKSSNIANAPIAPERAKVTGLVLNGELKHNAYVYDAQGKRTNQVILAIGSQMYAAIEETINGRKYYDFGNNQRLLAANIDGKPRSLTHNAYIYNRYGQRIGKKVLKKQQRIQTYGSPIKIKQQSYYVIGDNQYLRCSNFK
- the pyrE gene encoding orotate phosphoribosyltransferase, which translates into the protein MHQTQIIKRLIQEKIITISPAKPFTYASGMLSPIYTDLRLTISYPDLRAWIASDLADLIKTNYPDVSIIGGVATAGIPHAALVAAKLGLPMIYVRPKPKDHGKGRQIEGRFSPTDQIVLIDDLITTGGSVLDAVKATQKEGGQVIGVSSIFTYYLPDARENFAKANVSFNPLLSYPELLQEEKDQKQITAAEYDTLKTWHEDPWLWGKQFK
- the pyrF gene encoding orotidine-5'-phosphate decarboxylase encodes the protein MEKAVFVALDLPSKQAVTDLLAKLGSPKQTYLKIGMELFYHVGANLVTELSQQGYQIFLDLKLHDIPNTVYHAAKQLAQLGIYCTTVHALGGSEMIAAARSGLAAGSPAGKPLPKLLAVTELTSISPAILKNEQNCVLPMQEQVISLAKMAKKAGADGVICSPLETAAIRQQLGSEFLCVTPGIRLKSNPQDDQKRVTTPQKACKLGASAIVVGRPITQAANPQDVYQTIKQEFN